From the Triticum urartu cultivar G1812 chromosome 4, Tu2.1, whole genome shotgun sequence genome, the window ctctcctgcacttcgtgggcggcgagttggtcgatgtcgccaagggcagaatcgttcaaccgggcaaccccgtgttccacggtaatccgatgccacccacagtgtatagggttgaagtggttcgggtgctgctaggctgcgacgagctgttacctccgattcgacccgctggggccgacgaagaagatgagatgaccctcagcacctgcgtaagctggcccctgctttggccgaagagccagattcgtttgggggtgggggacaccaccccacaaacaagaccgccagtcgtgccggcgccaagccatggcaagaacgccgcaacgctaccggacatgtcggacatccctatggcacaggatccggacatgcatatggcacggGATCcagacgacgacgacaacgacgatggtacatttaccaacgtcgataagtactttgccgaacatgggtacggtgacgagttctgcgggcctccttctcaagaacccaaccaagacgatcgcgatctagctggtacagcggagaaacccaattgcaataGGCGTCTGGTGTTCAGTTCTCaagagacgcctccagctgccgccttcaccgagcctcagatagctgaggtgcaaaatattatcagccccaacacgctcaagaaggcggtctgtgagcagaactcggtcccattatagcagatcaagaagaagggaagGAAACGAAAGGCtaaaaagggcgccggtgcgagccagccggcaccgagtacgatccgtgctcaggacgggccaccttcacctaaggatatctcgaggagggtgcatgtggcgggtagggcgatgctaccgacaaatatgctcaatgctgcaaccggtgctatgtggagtctgcatgacagtgttctttctttggagaagcggcgtctcagagagaatgatgtggcatacccggttttcatggccaaggtgccagagggcaagggctttgtggatggcgccatcgggggtacgatcatCCTGCGGTtcgatgacatctttgctatgtttaaccttcatccgctgcactacaccttcgttcggctgttttcgctgagtatggagatgcggatcattagagacaagaccccggacatcgtgatagtcgaccccttctacatgtgtgccaagctcttgggcagcgctggggaccgccaagtcgcgagttcacacctcgaaggtgtcattctggcaaaccaagataaggataacttcctcgtgtcttactttcccgagtaagtcatcccttaaccgccccgtaacatatgatttcttagatttccattgtttttttttctaacattctgtgttctgtgcagtgacacacattgcacactcatcctcttaagcccgaaatattccatggccacgtattttgacccgaaccgtgactccaagatagactacacaaatatcaggaaagttcttgatgatgttctccccggctacgccaaatctggaggtgCCTTCACCAGGCCAGTTCATAGGTACGGCaggcacgtgttcgcccacaatactaagttctgctacgtcaagcagccgcctggcggtcagaaggatgcctactacgccctccatcacatgcgggcgatcgtacgggaccatcatcaccttctgctaccagataatctcaaagattgggccgcgagcttgtcggcaatccaggacgcagACATCAGataagaattctttcgcatccagtcggagtttgcggaaatcatccatcaagatgtccttcatacctcggggcagttctacctcagatatcaactgTCCAACAATGAGATAGACACAAcactacaaatgcaggctgacaacgcccgcgattttatgaccatcacgatagacgccggcttcatccacgctccggtcccatgagtcgagtcgaaagtagtgatgctatgtgtagttctgaaacactgattagctcatgttgtaattaaactttaatgaattgtatgtctctttggtttggacagtcgttcaacttagatgtaatcgatgctatttattagtaggaccatgaatcgtgctattaatgtcttgcttttctcttccgatccttttgttgcatacttatatattgctcaTGTATTGTCtattgtttggcttgtgcatagagatgctgtcgtatgtcgtgtacaagggtaaggttcccggagtctacgacgactgggaggagtgtcgaagacaggttcaccgtttcagcggtaacagttacaaagggtacaccactagggcggaggcagaatctagatacgcccgctatctagcgggagagaggagggagcgttggaggaaccggatgaagaccagtttcatcgcgatgatgctcatcgtgatgaccgcagctctcttctatgtgatggtagtttagatgatcgatatcgacttgtaatgtgaagacaaactcgctactcgcggtctcgagacttgtaatgttctatctttgtttggtcttttgaattcggagactaatataatgaattgtattcagagactaatcttctattgtatttgatgaatcttctgttgctgtgtggtgcatctatattctgtccaataatatgttttgtaacctgtgcaaaaatcagaaaagtaaagaaaaataaaacctaatattcatactaatagCGCATCATctcaaagtgcgccattagtatgccgaaggatactaatggtgcatcactacacagtgcgccattagtatgccaaagcacatgggtaaatatggccccctgggaggcatactaatggcgcatgttcgtctacactaatggcgcacggcgtggtgcgccattagtataccagatactaatggcgcacccgtggtgcgccattagtatataatactagtggcgcaccagtagtgcgccattagtaggcaaaactggtgcgccactagtaggccttttcctagtagtgacgcACGTGACACCAAACTGTATGAAGTGATGTTAGAGGCTTCCAAGATCCCTAGAAGGTTCTACAGGAACTCAGGGCCATGTGACATTCTTTCAATTGCTCTGGAAACAAAAGAGCACCCTGGCCGTGCAAGGGGTATAGGTGTCAATGTCCCGCACAAGAGGGCTTTCACACTCAGCAAAGAAGAGAGGCTTGGCATGAAAAAAGCAAGGAGTGAAATGAAGCAGAATGCATTGTATGAAAAGTTGAGGAAGGAGATTTATCCGGCTGTTCGAAAGGATGTTGAGGAGTTAATGATGATGCAGAAGACTCTAACACTAGCAGATAGCCAGTAGATGGGAGGGGAGGCAGGCATGGAGGATGTTGCTTATTGCGCGACAAAACTGCACAAGAGTAGTTGTGCATCAACTGACCCTAGCGACATTGAGACAACAGCTGCTCGTGATGATTCTATATTTGATCTATCTAGAATGAAAGACAGACTGAAGGGTGTGCTTACACATTAAGAAAGTACATTAAAATGTGCAACAGACTGGGTTTGCCCGCCCTTCTTGGAAGATGTCCTCTTCTTGGACAATGTGCCATTGAAGTCGGGCTATGTGAAGTGCTATGTGACTGAAGTAAAGCCTGGATTCAATGAATTTTCCCTGAAGAATGTCCTAGGAGACTTCGATGAGCAAAGGACCTTGGGAGAAACACTGTTACATCACATCCAGTGGCCACGAAAGGAAATAGAGTTCATCGATGAGATCCCTGAAGCCCAGCCAAGTGCAACCACTGTCGCCCCTCAACCGGTGACGCTCTCCTTGCCACAGTAGCTCTCACAGGCTGATGCATCAACCTGCGATCAGCCAACCCGACTTTGTGGCATATAGGTCATGTCATCCTCTGCCCCAAAGCAGCCAGTGGCAAGGCCTACAATTGCTGAAGACGCACCACTGGTTCAGATGCATGTCGCTGAAGCAGCGGGGGGAGACCCAGCTGCAGCACATGCTCAGCAGACCAACGTAGTGGAACAGATTGCTAAGCAGTCTGATGCTTAGGAACCGCCTGCTAAGCAGTCTATAGGTCCAGAACCGACTGCTCATTAGTCCATCGGTCCGCAGTCGTGTTGATCAACATACCAATGCGTCAGCACTTCCTTCTCAGCAAACCAACATGTTGGCATGGCCTCCTCAGCACACCGACAAATTGGCACCACCTGCACTGAAACCCGACATAGCTTCAACCTATGGTCAGCAGTCCGATGCCTCTGCTCCTACAGCCCAGCAGTCTGATGCCTCTACTCCTACAACCCAGCAGTCCGTCACAGTTGCACCACCAGCTTAGCGGTCCGGCATAGATAAACTGTCTGCTAAGTCCGTCCAAGCTTCACCGTCTGCTCGACAGTCTACCTTGCAGGCAACCAGACGTTCTGCCAGAAATGCTTCAAGTACCAAGAAGGAAGTGGCCAAAAAGGCTACACCCACGACCATGAGGAAGCATAGCGGGAGAGTGAAGAGGAAAGAGAACGATTGTCTCTTACTTAAAGCACTCATCGCCCAGAACCAAATTAACAACAGCTTGTTCGAATCAGGGAGTAATATTATTTCTGACGCAATGGATGATGAAGTACGTTTGTTGCTTGCTAAAAGTAAAGCAGGCGTACTTGAAGCACGCAATTACGTCCATGGCCAGCCATTTCTTGTTGGAGAATACTTTGATGAGTGCAGCTCTAGTTCCCGTgagttacatgaatattgcaTGGATCAAATGTCAGCAGGTCATCATGCTTTGCTAGTCCACTATAATAGAGATCATTTCCGACACGATGCTGGTTCCATCAATGTGAGTTTTGAGGACTtacatctcttcttcaacttcaacgTGCTCGATGCCACTCTTGTTAGATGCCTGATTTTGTAAGAACTTAACAAACTCTCATCAAGTTCTCCATACAAGGTTGTAAATGATAAAGAGCTAACTGCATTTTATTCCTCTCAAGGGATTGAAAGCGTAGAGAAGAAAAATGGAGGGTGTATATTTCATAGATCCTGAATTAGCAAATGGCACAACAATACATGGTAAGGACCTACGGGACTAGGCCGTTAACACGGTCGTCTGTCTCTTCGAAAACACGTCCCATACAGAATCATCTGTCTAGCCATATCATGAACggtaagtcaagtaaacaaccacgCACGCACTGATTGTCTTTCAGATTTCAACATAATTCGTAAGTTCATGGCTTTATTAATATGTAGTGATCATTAGATATTGGTATTCATTATTCCAAACAAGAGCACAGTTTACTACATCGATTCTCTCAAAGAGTCAACAAACGCTCAGGATCTGACGCATCTTCAGCAATTCATGGATAGATATTGAATTctatgatgttgaaattaatttgcattcatatctggttcaataattgatgttgtcaaacttcatcatcatttgcagtgtgctcgcattgtggaaaactaaaccaGGGAACCTATTCAAGAGGGAACTACCTCTGCAGCACGAGATCGTTTCTCCGGTAACACACCGAAATTCGTTATTTTCATAGTGTTAATCCAACAGTCTGCAAATACCTTTCCTTACGCTAGTCAAATGTTCAAGCTTCTAAATAAACCTCTTTCTATTTTTTCCAAATAAAAAATAATACATCTAACACCGGTTAGGTTGTTCCTAACGGGACAAATACATGACTAATTCTGTACAAAAAAATCAGTTTCCTCAACAAGAAGCAGGGACCaacctttgtggatactatgtttgcagacacatgatctccatctgAAAATCTGATGATAGTTGTGATGATCCTCGCAAATTAGGACCACtaagtctatcttaattaatatcttctactccactcatatggcacatGCTGGTCTTAACAATACTGCAGCTCATCTTAAAACCGAGGACCCCTGAACCGCTCCCGGCTGGTGAATTGCTGATGGTTCGGAGATTTATCAGTGACTTCTTCCTAGATTACTACATCAATCCCACTAGTAGTAATGAATATTTCAGCATGCGttctcctgaaacattgagtaagagttagccgctaaacatataacgcatggatccattgttttccatctgatgaggtcttcgtatttcgtacactatgattaattatgtaatgcatgtatgtgtggacaaatcattggaatttagctaccatatgttcaattgcaattgttgcgaaatctgatgaatgttcttcttgtggacactatttgttcaattgaatattgtggtgaatttgctttttgtgtgcagactcaaaatgggatatttttgtttatttgttcaactgaatattgtggcgaattttctttttgcatgccgattcaaaatataatatttttgtttatttcttcaattgaatattgtgtcgaatttgctttttgcatgccgattcaaaatgggaaatttttgttttaacctggcaattgctccgcacacggttcaactaaatgagtgtgtgcGATCCACATCGGAAAGCATACATCAATCATAGCGGAACCGTCGGTGATACACAGCAGATCGCAAATGATTTGCTACGCTACTACGTGTGTGTAGGGTCTTAGGAACCGTTTGTTATATCGCGTTATCGCACACGAGAACTGGGAGTAAACCGTGCCCAATGTAAAATACAATCCCAGTCATAATTTTTTCAGGAAACGTGTGGGATCCCAAACGAAAAGCACATGTCACTCTTGCGGTAACCGTCGGTGATACCCAACAAATCACAAACGGTCTGCAACACTTGTATGTGTGCAAAGGGGCTACTGGAACTTTTGTGATAGAACATTATCACAGATGGTAATTGTTGGCAAACATGTGCGATGGAGTCTAGCATGGCAGATGGGTTAGGAAGAAAACTCGTGTGCGATGGGGCACAAATCGCACACAGCTCATATGTTGGCCAGTGTGCCTTACATATTGTTTCCCAAACGGTTCATTACGACAGACCGTATGGTTTCACTTCGTCATTGGAAACGCTTAATCACCGATACCACACGTGCAAAAGAATTTAGTGTGTGTTGTAGAGCACACGATTAAAATTTGGAAGGCCTCTGGATCACTGCTCCATATCCTGGATGGTTTCtcggtcgtgtgggaaggacaccctatcatgcacactcacttggcgacagtccaaatgccgtcgtggaaagggATTAAAAACCGTTTGTGTAGGACCGATGCATACCAGtgagtatatgaaagtgacaacataggagactctctatcatgaagatcacggtgctactttaaagcacaagtgtggaaaaatgatagtaacattgccccatctctctttctctctttttttgttagattctttggcctcttttactTATCCTCACATGGGGCAATGTtgtaataatgaagatcatcaaacttttatttacttacaactcaagagttacaactcgatactagaacaaaatatgactatatatgaattcctccggcagtgtactgggatgtgcaatgactcaagagtgacatgtataaaaatatgaaaggtggcttttccacaaatacgatgtcaactacatgatcatgcaaagcaatatgacaatgatggagtgtgtcataataaaacGGAATGGttgaagttgcatggcaatatatctcggaatggctatggaaatgccataataggtaggtatggtggctgtttcaaggaaggtaaatggtgggtgtatggtaccggcaaaagttgcgcggtactagagaggctagcaatggtggaagggtgagagtgtgtatgatccatggactcaacattaatcataaagaactcacatacttattgcaaaaatctattagtcatcgaaataaattactacgcgcatgctcctaggggggatagattagtaagaaaagaccatcgctcgtcctcgaccgccactaataaggaagacaatcaataaataaattatgctccaaCTTGTtgacataacggttcaccatacgttcatgctacggaaatcacaaagtttaacacaagtatttctacaatccacaattactcactagcatgactcgaATATCACTATCTTTACATCTCAAAACAAtaataaggaatcaaacttctcatagtattcaatgcactttatatgaaagtttttattatatccctcttggatgcccatcatattaggactaaagtcataaccaaagcaaattaccacgctgtttagagagactctcaaaataatataagtgaagcatgagagttcaataatttctgaaaaataaagccaccgccatgctctaaaatgATATAActaaagcactagagcaaaattgcctagctcaaaagatataagtgaagctcatagagtattctaataaatcacgattcatgcgtgtccctctcaaaaggtgtgtacagaaaggatgattgtggaaaactaaaaagtaaagactcatatcatacaagacgctccaagcaaaacacatatcatgtagtgaataaaaatatagcctcaagtaaatttaccgatagacgaagacgaaagaggggatgccatccggggcatccccaagcttaggctcttggttgtccttgaatattaccttggggtgccttgggtatccccaagtttaggctcttgccactccttattccatagtccatcaaatctttacccaaaacataaaaacttcacaacacaaaactcaacagaaaatctcatgagatacgttagtgtaagaaaataaatcaccactttttggtactgttgtgaaatCATTCtctatttatattggtgtaatatctaatgtattctaacttctccatggttcatacccccgatactacacatagattcatcaaaataagcaaacaacacatagaaaacagaatctgtcaaaaaacagaatagtctggaGTAATCTCGAAAtctcgaatacttatgtaactccaaaaattctgaaaacttaggacagcctgggaaatttgtatatgAATCTTCTGGAAAAAAATCATTATTTTATCATGGTTCTGTTAAAAATGAAATTATTttcctgggcgcaaaagtttctacttttcagcaagatcaaatcaattatcaccgtaagccatcccaaaggccttacttggcacaaacactaattaaaacacaaaaatacATTTAATACAGAGGTAATAATGCGTATTTTATTCAAGAACAGTAGCAAAACAAAAAACTCAAAAAAAaattggttgcctcccaacaagcgctattgtttaacgcccttagttAGGCATATTGCAATAGACCTAGGTATtttcatctttggtatgcaatccataagtagatctcataatagattcatatggcaacttaattttctttctaggaaagtgttccatgcctttccttggcggaaattgaaatctaatgttttgcttctttcatatcaataactAGCAGGTGTacccgcgcatttgcgcggctaAATTTTTTTCCGTATAATTCCTAGAGAATTGTGATCACTATTATTTAACATGTCACGTACTGTTGTTTTTAGGGATGATAATGTTAAAAATATGATGTTAGACTTTTAACCATGAGAATTTAAACGTTTTCTATGGAATTATGTTATAGCGACAACTTAATTTGCCATAAAAGATGTTGAATTTTCCATGCTAAAAAATCAGACAGGAGCGAAATCCTAGATCTATTTTCTTTCTCGGAAACAAATTTCTTTTGACATTCTATAGATTATAAAATACTCCCTttgtttttaaatataagtctttttagagatttcaatagaGACTACATATTTTGAAATGTACATTCCAAAATATGTTTATATATATCAGTATGTGGTCCATATTGAAATGTAAAAGGACTTATATTTAGAGACGAAGGGAGTACTCATTTATAGGCATCAAATATGCTTGGTACGGTCATAGGTATTCTCATCATTTCCTTCTAGTACGTGTAGTTTGCTCAACCATCCAGTTTTGCCACTTGATACATGCTCCTGGTCGTGTTAAAAAAAGATACATGCTGCTGGTCGCACCAGATCAAATATCTCGCAAACTGACGGTTCAATGTAACAGTATGAATGGAAAACTCTGGACTATACTGGCCACCGTTGTACCCGAAGCACCCAGACATGGAAAAAAATCCCCTTTCTCTTACTGCTCTTTGGATCGAGGTCTGGCCGAGGCAGGGATGGCGCAAAGCTTCTGGCCGCGGATCTAGCGCTGCTCACCTTCCCATGATGCGGCATCTCATCTCTGCTGAACTGGAGAGGCAGATGTCGGGTCAGAGAGCTGGGTCGTCGCGTTTGACGACCATCTCCTCCACAGTTTTCCTCGTCGATCTCGTATTCTCCAATCACCCGGGTCTGGCTTTAGCATGTCTGTTAATTTTCGCCATTTTACTTTCATTTTTAAATTGCCAATAAtatatttttctttttcataCGGGATGTGATATATTTCAATTATTGGATCTGCGACACAGGATAGAGGTCAGCATGCCTGGTATGGTCGATGCGCCACATCTATGCATCGTTCCTACTTCCTCCATAATGCCCAATTCTTCACAGGTTTGTTTCCCCTTCTAATTTAATTAAAAAGTATATAATTTTCTATTTGCTGAAACAACATATTAGCAAGTTATATAACTCATACGTTTATTGTTTATTTAAGACAAAGTAAAAACTCTTGCATGTTTTAACTAAAATTTGCTTCATATGCTTTAATTAACATGCACCCAATTCTCAATTGGCTTAATGGGTGTAGGTCATACTTGTGATGCCTCTAGGTGAATCGACACATAAATACCTAATGTCGATCTTTGCTTCTAGTGGAAAATTTGGCCTGCAGAGTTATTTGTACGAATTAGCACTGTGTGAGTTATTGTTCCGTGTGCATTCATAGGATCCTTGCTTATTCTTGCAGCCTCCCTCACAAGGGTAGTAGTCATGATTCTCACACTCACtgatatacatccgtatgtagtccatattgaaatctctaaaaggacttgtatttaggaacggagcaAGTATAATAGAAACATTCCTGTTTGAATTAGTAGATTTCTCAAATCAATGAACACATAGTCCTAAAAATTACCAAGAAAATCAAAGTTCACATTTTGAAGAAATTGTTAGACATATATAAGTCAAGTAAGAATGTAAGATGATGTTATAACATATATGACTAAATTGTGACTACCTGATCTGTCTAATTTTTTTTGCCTCATCTAAGGAAGTTCTTGTAACGCCCTTCCGTAAAACATTTGCTCTTCTAGTGTGCGTTGTAGTACTTCTATCAATATCGATCATTTTTGGTAAAGATTCTTCCGCTGGGTGCCTATATATATGGAGTGACATTTAGTCATAGTTAATTAGTCAATAAATCAGAATAGCTGGTGTTTCATACCAGTTAAGAAGTTCCCGAGGTTTGGGTATATCGAGATCGGTATATACTCATGTGGCACTGCTTGACTATAGGCACAAACGTATCAAGTAGAAATCTGTTAAATATTTTATTTTTGTAAATAACATATCAGGTTTTAAAATTGTTGAACTTACCATTGTTGAGGTCACACAGACACTTTGGTTATCGATGAATATGTATAACATAAACCTGCTCATCCATATAGATCACATCAAGGCTAATAAGTTCATCGATTGGAGGATTATTGTATCCCATGTTCCCATTAGTTTCACTTAAACATCCCAGTTTTGGTATCTTGTTGAAGTCTCTTCGTTTCTTGTATTCCCATTGCTTC encodes:
- the LOC125551668 gene encoding uncharacterized protein LOC125551668, yielding MENSGLYWPPLYPKHPDMEKNPLSLTALWIEVWPRQGWRKASGRGSSAAHLPMMRHLISAELERQMSGQRAGSSRLTTISSTVFLVDLVFSNHPEVSMPGMVDAPHLCIVPTSSIMPNSSQVRRKLGWLGVTYVEKSCMPLHNLGRL